CGACCGCGAGCGCACCCAGAAAATGTTTGACCGCGGCTTTGCCACGCAGGAGGAGTTGGATCAAGTGCAAACCACACTGGATGTGGCAATCGCATCCCATCAAGCTGCCAACTTCCGAATCGAGCAGCAGGAAATGGAGCTGAAAGAAGCCCAAGACCGACTGAACAAAGCCACGACTTATGCACCTGTTGATGGCACCATCACCTCGCTGACGGCAGAATTGGGTGACCGTGTGGTAGGGACCGGACAATACGCCGGGACCGAAATCATGCGCCTTGCGGATCTGTCCAACATGGAGGTACGTGTGGATGTATCCGAGGCCGAGATTGTTGATGTCAAAATTGGAGATGCTGCGGATATCGAAATTGATGCCTTTCCCGATGAAAAATTTGTTGGGGTCGTCACCGAGATTGCAAACTCCGCCAAAACTGCCGGCAGCGGCAGCCAGGAACAGTTGACCACTTTTGAAGTCAAAGTGAGATTGTCTGTTGAGGATGATCGCTATCGTCCTGGCATGACGGCCACTGCAGACATCAAGACCAAAACCTCTTCTGACACTGTGCTCGTTCCGCTTCAGAGCGTGACCGTGCGCCAGAAGGAAGACGTCGAACGCCAACTCAACCCGAAGAAGAAGGGTGAGGAAAAGGATGAAACCAGCAAACCGGAAGAGACCGCTCAGGGTCCGCGTGGACCTGGAGGTCCGAACGGCAATCGCGCAAAACCGCGCGACTCCACCCAACGCGTGGTTTTTGTGGTCAAAGATGGCAAGGTATTGCTCACTCCGGTGGAAACCGGGATTGCAGACAATCGCAATATCGAGATCCTTTCCGGACTTGAGTCGGA
Above is a genomic segment from Puniceicoccaceae bacterium containing:
- a CDS encoding efflux RND transporter periplasmic adaptor subunit, which produces MAKRKKKGKLKWIILMVVVLALAIVGAVVAKSKSGSKGVEVTVGTSTRGDITSIVTATGKIYPEVEVKISSEVAGEIIELPVNDGSRVNKGDVLVRVNPDTLEAQVHQQEAALSASKATAAQAKAQMLKAELDRERTQKMFDRGFATQEELDQVQTTLDVAIASHQAANFRIEQQEMELKEAQDRLNKATTYAPVDGTITSLTAELGDRVVGTGQYAGTEIMRLADLSNMEVRVDVSEAEIVDVKIGDAADIEIDAFPDEKFVGVVTEIANSAKTAGSGSQEQLTTFEVKVRLSVEDDRYRPGMTATADIKTKTSSDTVLVPLQSVTVRQKEDVERQLNPKKKGEEKDETSKPEETAQGPRGPGGPNGNRAKPRDSTQRVVFVVKDGKVLLTPVETGIADNRNIEILSGLESDTKIVTGSYGVLTRTLNHEMEVLEKTSRGMGERGPGRSE